A region of the Parasteatoda tepidariorum isolate YZ-2023 chromosome 7, CAS_Ptep_4.0, whole genome shotgun sequence genome:
aataaagtttcaaagcCAGCGTTTGAAATTTTAGTGACACCCTGGCTGTTTTACTTTGTGCTTTGGGGTCGCATTTGCGACAATATATATCTAAATGATTCGTGGTTGCTATTCCATTTCTGACCTacttgtatttttcatttaaaactttagttaTCCTGTATATACTGACTTTGTAATGTGAAAATAACTTGCCTGTTGCTTGAATCCAACTTGAAACTCTCTGCATAGTTTCTTGCAAAGTTTCAGCTGTTGGTCGATAGCAAGTCATGAGGGTTTCTGGTTTTGTTTGTGCTGGAACAAAGGATTTGTAGCTTAGGTGAACAGGAGCAGTGTAGTTCAAAGGTTGCTGGCGTATGTAAGCAACACGCAATACTCGAGCAAACGCAAGTCTGCGATTACCATGCTCTGTGTAGCTCATCTTTTTTGGATTAACCATTCCTGTGAATGTAAAAGGGAAAAATGGGAGATTAATTCTTTGCTGATTGATTGataatatgcatataaaaaaaaaggttatagttCTTGAATAAAACTTATCTAACATATActtaaccctttgcttacggtATACCATATTTGTACCATCACATGTGGTCCACGTGTTGTACCAGCCGTAAGGAAAAGGTTAAACTACgattttattttagagaaagGGTTATATGCTGTGTGTTCCACGAAGATCaacttaaatatgtatttttagaattcttgtcaaaaatgaagtaagcAAAATATGGAAATAGGTAATTAATATGAAAGCGATTCCGTTATGACTGTTCAACGCTGTGACTTAATATTTAAGAAGGATTCTAATAGTCTACATTAAAACTGGTAATAGTCTACACTGgtctctataaaaattttattctttttttggtttacagCATTAAAAAGATACTCATgtcaaaaaatactaatttacagAAAAGTTTTTATCCAAAGTTAATCTTTCCATATTTCATATATTCAaagataatatttcaatattatatttacctAAAGATAATATTCACATATAATatggaataaattataaaaaaaaaacttttatcaaagtTTCTGACAGATGTTTTATTGATGTATTGGAGAAAGTATGCTAAATGTGTAGACCATCCATTTCATTGGcgatttctgtaaaaatactatactcaaataatgataatgcgtaatagagtaaaaataatggaaaacagtttatcaatttttcaatcatgtttactcaattatatattaacattatttaagataatatgTAATAGAGTAAACAGGGTTGATGAATACCAGaacgttaaaattaaatattaataattaaacacaaatgttttagtttaatattgcTTCAGATTCTAAGAAAGTTTGCGTATAGTTTTGCTAAAGTTGCTTAACTAATCCATTGGTAATGGAGTTAAAATAGATTGAAGAATATTcatgatacaaataaaaatagtttgacaAATGTATACACCTAtcgaatttatttagaataggTAATAAGTAAATAACCCTCCATTATATTTgctatgaaaaagaaaatatagaaaagtaaataaaaaataatatatcatgCAGGAAAAAGATTAGNgtttggaagccagtgtaataatgaaaattgataaaaaatagtaaaaattggaaaaaattaacaaaaaactttaaaaaatgcattaaaatgcaaaatacgccccaaaatttaaagaaaaattccctttaaatctaaaaaaaatgctctaaaagacaaaaaatattgaaaaaggcaaaaaaggcaaaaaaaatgcaaatgtcatcaaaatccgggccttagtaaTAAGTATTATTAACCCTCCATTATCTTtgctaaagaaaagaaaatttagaaaagtaaataaaaaataatatgtaatacagTAAAAAGACTACGACtcagaatttttactaaatatagttttaatactttttccattattttgtattgttttagttccaaataagtgaaaaatattatatatgtatataatttttatattgttataaagtTCAGCCTGAAACACCTGTGATTTTTTCTAcgataaagataaaatcttccaatcaataattttttcaaatttgcacttatttagatctaagataAACAGTTATtcgtcattgaaatttcttttacttacgaaattaattactgtataaatttttgaatatgaatggaaaaaaaattaaaactactttataattatttattttatattttaatgcaaatataattttcataatctaacaaaattgtaatttgagcgttcgaatatatatatataaaaggaacaCCTGCATCCCGTCAGTGTTAAAGAGTTAAGGAAATTTCACCTCTGATAAAAACTATCTGAGAAATGCTCAAAACCGGTATTAAATccagtttgaaaacaaattaattaattgaacaatactaataatatataatagagtaaaaataactataaaataaaaaagcggcATTTTGGTAGAAAATCGTCCGATTAATGTACTTTTAAAGAGTCgccaataataatttttttttcattacttaaaatttggataaaaaaaaattctggcataaaaaattaaacatcaactATTACTTAAATcaataactcaatttttaattcaacatttgtcaaaatatttttaatcacttaaaaaatgcttatattgGAATTTCTAATAGATAACAGAACAATCTAATATGAAATCGAGatgtttttttaccataaaacgTTCCTCtggataatttgaaaatgtggttTATCATTAGATGGGCTTCAATTCATCCCCTTCATACTTACCATCATGAACTTTAACTTCCAAAGATTGTAGGTTGCAGATTCTCAAATCGGACTGACTTGAAGACCAATTGGATGCTTTTTCGAACAATGTTGAAAGATATTCGTATTTCGGCAATAAGCCACAATAACTAGTGGATATAATATCTGGTATGAAATCATTTATACCTGcataataagtttattattaaaactagagAAAGATATAGagctttaaacaattttttttgtaatttagtctCATGTGATAGAGTATATTTATtccaaagtaaaaatatcacaattatAAAGTATTGTAAATTATATAACGTTAGAAATTATTGATggtaacaatttttatatcaagcttttccttaatattgttacaaaataagtATTTCGGAACTTTTCCTAGACAATAACACAATACACAAAAGCGTCTTCAACACAGAAACCATAAAAATCAACACtggagaaaaaatagaaatcaagAGAAATAACAAGTCACATTCTCAATCAGGCTCTGGtgtcattttttaagaattagacAGATTAAGAATTTTGTCAAAACTACTCTTTGCTTATTGCAGATGGTATTGGAAATTAGGCTGAGCCAGTGGTCTgcaactggcggcccgggggccacatcgaagcctttttttgtggcccgcgaactaaaatatattagttgtcatttttttgcggacaattttagtaaaaaatctatatgggcttaaaatactttactttcgttaaaaaaatacctaatttctttgtttctgtgaaatttaacataccaacggggccaaaaaaatttattgctcaggtaaaaatctactttgtaatttgatttgtaatttaatacttttgttttgtacaacttgataaaagtctgatagtaatatttaatgttccttcaaacataaaagagtcctgtaaaaaatttttgacaaagttgctgcccgccatttgactgatatttttttataatacaggTAGCTAGTCTTCAATAAGAATCAGTGTATagtgatgaaaaagaaaaaggacaaccctgaataatttttgatctaatgatccgaTCTTAAAGTTCCaagactcattcttaatggctcgagaggatgacctcaaatatgctaattaattagtgcatacgataatttaagttacgaaatcagactcgaaaacgtactttctctgaataaacatacctttttttgaacGGAGTTGGATTTCCAACCAgaaaaatatagggggtaattgcaatttgggaaatatggtctacatagttttgtcaaaagaaagatcaaaaatttgaactcctaaatgttaattttactttttgcgtatttcgccatatctagaaagcttttaaaagcgaattgaacattttttttactcaattataaaatcccGTGGAAaagaaggtatgtttattcaaagaaagaacgcttttgtgtctgatttcgtaatttaaaatatcgtctacactaattaatttgtaattttgaggTTACCCCTTCGAACTaccaatgtttttaaatatatcagtcATTTTTTCCCATAAAAAACGGTAATGAGTACTGTAATTAAAGTTACCTATTTCTTCGTACAAAGGTTCACAgacttcataaaatattctgattACATAGATGAATCTCGTGTAGCGTTCACCGTATTCAGTCCAACTACATCGGTTCGGATCGATTACACCACCACTTTTTATCTTCATGTTTTGTGTCTCTATAGTAATAATGCGACCTGAAATAAAATAggtcaattttaataaattctatttcattgtggaaaattattatagtaaCCCTAGATTAAGAACCGTGTGTTGTGACTAATtgacttcataaatttttttcaccaaaaaaaagtTAGTACAATACGCTCATTTATCGCTTTTCGGAAACACTTGTCTcgataatttacattttaacataaatgccttaatttattgttgttgacgtatgcctgtttagacagagggggtgcgattgttcttgttttccagtggcgccatctatggctaagaattcGACATctgtcgcacccgtttatagggcgggccCATTTATACATCCATTCAGCCACAGATCGTAACTTTGACCTGAATCAGGAAACGAaagatctccaatccagtacccccagaggtattgatttgttatgggaacatggagggcttttgcgactcgacagatttaatgtgcatcagtcactttactacacggggagtcttcggccggcggggttcgaacccacgaactcttggacatgggcctagcgccctaccaaccaggctagcTCGGCCCGccttaatttattagaaaactaaaaaactaatttattttaatagagatTTTTTGCAATAGCGTTTCAATATTCCATTATATTTACTTACGGAACATTCGGAAGTTACATTCGGAAGTAACTGAAAATAACGcgttaaattctgaaattaatgcGTAAGTGCAGGCACGCACAGTTACTTTAGAACATGCATAAGTGCTTTCATATAGCGTATGCTTACACAAGCTCGGTAGAAAACCGTTATTGTTCTGTACTGACTGCATTGTGCGGAACATGCGCACGTTATCATTCTGGATACTACGTAAAAAACCTTAATCTTTTTTATCCTGTACATTCACATACGTTCTGAGCAAGCTCAGTAGAGGTCCGAGTttgttttgtaaagaaaaatttggcACTACAAAACCTAGCTTCAAGCATACTCACGTATacattttcaattcataaataCCTACAGTTTTATGAATCGAGATTGTTCGCTGCGCTTATGAACATGTGAGATGCTACGTGAAAGGGCTACATCTATCTCACTTACTGCTGAAAGTCTCCAACTAAGTAACTAGATTAAACAACGAAAGAAAAAGGATTCCTGGTTTAAGCATTGGCAACTTTATTACTCAAACTATTCTTAACTTTTCTAACAGATAGATGAGGTAGGATTATGGAACAACTGCCAAGCCATGATGCTCGTACGTTTATTCTTCACAAAAGTACATGTACCAGGCAAAGTATTGTAAAACATGGATGCAGATACAATTAATAATTCGGATTCATGCCATTTTTGAAATCTCAACATCTGTTCAGAAAGGTGGCATTCATGAATCGAAAGGGAAGTAATTTAGGATGATCTATTTCAAATTAGCTTGgtctttacttaatttaaaatcaattcatttgagaagggaaaaaaaagttagcatttTTACCCGTGGAAAGGTTTTTGTTCTTTGTACTTTCTCGAGTAAATCAAAACTAACCCACGATGCAAAAAGTATCTTAAGACGGACATAAAACGACATTTAATCATATCATTCATAACTAGTTAGCCACTTATTATACTATTACATTATCCCTTTGTTACAACTATGCAGATATTACATCTATACCGCcaatactattaaataatatcattcataactaattaagtatttcattccactaaatatattattacatttccTTCATTCGAATCATACCGATATTACATCTAATACCCACCTtcccttaattttttcatttaatttaaagtttacctTGTATTTATCATCattgtaagcattttttattaaaagctaaaaatatatattatgagaTATTCTTAGTTTTAAAGTCATGACTGTTTCAAGTAAATTCATCGTTAGTGGTCCAAAAATATGGATATCCCTTTAATGTCAAAAAGTACCTGGTAGCGGCGATGTGCGAGAAGCATTGTTGAATTTCAATAGGACATCATCCAAAGTTTCGTATTTAGCATGGGTAAAAATTCCTTCAGTACCTTCTGCTTCAGGTACCAAATTTACGTATCCAATTTTTTGTACCCTCTCTTCACCAGGAGGAAATATTTGCAACCacaatctaataaaattaaacgttttttaaattatcttaaaataacaatcattacattttattcatgCTAACGAAcacaaattgataaaatgttcCCCCCCCAACAGtgaattatttgtatatatatagttcagaaagtagagaaaacaagggaaaaattacagaacaatgaaaaatggggaaaaaataataaaaaaaagaacaaaaaaccggaagaagaaagaacaaaaaattttaaaacatcttgaaagtaaaagatataatcttttcatcagctcacacgattatatccgcaaaaaagagtgctttccaatattgcatcaatatagccaaagcaaaatatatcaatacaatagtgtgagaagccctcaaaaaattttataaaaagattacaacaaataaaatagaacagaacacaataagtaaaaatatcacgtaaaaacagaaaataaaatgtaaagaaaaaacagactaaaacatgaaatgaaatttataaagcgagtagcgaattcaaatgaacttacatgaacgggaaatttttcaagaatgatttagaatatattcgtaaagagattttttgatcaaaattttctgttcttttttcccccggttttttgttatttattattattatttttctttttttccccttttttcattgttctgctGGCTAGATTTCGGgggtttaaa
Encoded here:
- the LOC107441680 gene encoding uncharacterized protein, which produces MEDLPPSYGSLFNEHRSGLSYIDFLPGVLKEGFFCNAEYDRFENVIALANEWLKFNPQWKIKTCESIEFKDGRGSINPTEMVYYESTKYRTNFIRGLRLWLQIFPPGEERVQKIGYVNLVPEAEGTEGIFTHAKYETLDDVLLKFNNASRTSPLPGRIITIETQNMKIKSGGVIDPNRCSWTEYGERYTRFIYVIRIFYEVCEPLYEEIGINDFIPDIISTSYCGLLPKYEYLSTLFEKASNWSSSQSDLRICNLQSLEVKVHDGMVNPKKMSYTEHGNRRLAFARVLRVAYIRQQPLNYTAPVHLSYKSFVPAQTKPETLMTCYRPTAETLQETMQRVSSWIQATGAEVINMETSAIRLNRKGAVHSSEKNYSYETNANSEAYIFVIRAYLKGSYTEPYEDTTTPLRRLINPVFIIVIIVAVFLIVSLILFLCYFIPHQLMKKDFDEKFNKAFEH